From the Erythrolamprus reginae isolate rEryReg1 chromosome Z, rEryReg1.hap1, whole genome shotgun sequence genome, one window contains:
- the GJD3 gene encoding gap junction delta-3 protein has product MGEWGFLSSLLDAVQEHSPMVGRFWLVVMLIFRILILATVGSDVFDDEQEEFECNTKQVGCKQICYDLAFPISHYRFWVFHIVVLSAPAVMFVIYSMHQTTKINRGLKEIEGNQEEANQAGRKVQEQFELQPSQRTRNIQTFYIVNVIVRILAEMGFLVGQWMLYGFQVGYQYICKHRMCPHLIDCFVSRPTEKTIFIQFYFMVGLVSAFLSLAELAHLLLKKRCRRRRVIAPPATASYEQQDNWSNQKQEKSQHFLASPDGGTKGTSSHDGIPNHYESKAHFHHKNSTKSSRSSRSSARGDLTV; this is encoded by the coding sequence ATGGGCGAGTGGGGATTCTTGAGTTCCTTGCTAGATGCAGTGCAGGAGCACTCACCTATGGTCGGACGCTTCTGGCTGGTGGTGATGCTCATCTTCCGTATCCTCATTCTAGCCACAGTGGGCAGTGATGTCTTTGATGACGAGCAGGAGGAGTTTGAGTGCAACACTAAGCAGGTGGGATGCAAACAGATTTGTTACGACTTGGCATTCCCCATTTCCCATTACCGTTTCTGGGTTTTTCACATCGTAGTGCTCTCGGCCCCAGCTGTTATGTTTGTCATCTATTCTATGCACCAGACCACCAAGATCAACCGTGGCTTGAAGGAAATTGAAGGAAATCAGGAGGAAGCCAATCAGGCAGGGAGGAAAGTTCAGGAACAATTCGAACTCCAGCCTAGTCAACGAACCCGAAATATTCAAACTTTCTACATAGTCAATGTCATAGTAAGAATCTTGGCTGAGATGGGCTTTCTGGTAGGGCAGTGGATGTTGTATGGCTTCCAAGTAGGGTATCAATATATCTGCAAGCATCGTATGTGTCCACATCTCATTGATTGCTTTGTATCTCGGCCAACCGAGAAGACCATCTTCATTCAGTTCTATTTCATGGTGGGGCTTGTTTCAGCTTTCCTCAGCCTGGCAGAGCTGGCTCACCTTTTGCTCAAGAAGCGGTGCCGGAGACGTCGTGTGATCGCCCCTCCTGCTACGGCATCATATGAACAGCAGGACAATTGGTCCAATCAGAAACAAGAGAAATCGCAGCACTTTCTAGCCTCACCTGACGGAGGTACCAAAGGGACATCATCTCATGATGGGATTCCTAACCATTATGAATCCAAAGCTCATTTTCATCATAAGAACTCCACCAAGAGCAGCCGATCCTCCCGGTCTTCTGCCAGAGGTGACCTAACAGTATAA